TACACGATTGGCGAGGCAAGCTTTGGTTTTCAGGCAGGCGGTGAGGCCTCTGAAGTGATACTCCTTGCCATGACCGACAGGGGCATCACAGCGCTCCTTGGGAATAGCGCCAAACTCGGTGCAGATGTCGGTATTGCCGTCGGGCCGGTAGGTATGGGAGCAGCAGCTTCAACAGCCAACCTCAGTGCCGACATTGTCAGCTTTGCCAGCTCAAAAGGGTTGTTTGGCGGAATTGCTCTTGATGGGGCTCTTGTAAAGGTGCGTAACGGATTGAATAAGGCCTACTATCTTAAGAATAAGCTAACCCCTACCGATATCCTTATCCGGAGAACAGTCACGAATCCTCAGGCTGATAGTCTGACCAAGGCAGTTGCCATGGCGGTGGAGGGAAAGTAACACCAGGGCTCATTAAGCTAAGTCAGAGAGAGATTGTAGCACCACCATATGACGATTCAATGAGTGGTACGTAAAAAAGAGGAAAACTATGGAAAAGATCGCACAGGAGATGGAAACAGCCACGTTTGCCCTGCTGTTCTTTCTCTTGATTTCCATCGTGACCCTCAGCGGAGGATGCGCGACCTTGCCGAACGTTTCTGAAGCAATCCTCGAAGTACCGACTACCCAGAAACCGGCTCAAATCGCTTCGGCCAAAAGACTATTGTCTCCCAAACAGAGCAAAGTCCTCATGGAACGATTGCAGCGATCCGTCGACGCGACAGACATGCTTCAACGTTATAGTGCTGTAATAGAATCGGTAAGTGAAAGCCCGTTGACGAAGGGGAACAAAGTCGCGTTGCTCGTTGATGGTGCGGCCACCTATGCCGCCATGTTCAAAGCGGTAGAGAATGCCAGAGACCATATCAATCTCGAAACGTTTACCATGGAAGATATTGAGGATGACACGGGTCGAAAATTTGCTGATCTGTTGTTGCAAAAGCAGTCGGAAGGGGTGCAGGTGAATCTCGTCTACGACAGTGTAGGCAGCTACACTACTCCCGCTGCATTCTTTCAG
This is a stretch of genomic DNA from Pseudomonadota bacterium. It encodes these proteins:
- a CDS encoding lipid-binding SYLF domain-containing protein; amino-acid sequence: MKKTKCGYWIVRGLLMGALLFVVSGMTSPAWANDAKDSAQLVDKARMTLENFVKAQEMEAFRNLLKDARGVFIAPQILKGAFVVGVSGGSGVFVVRDRKTGTWAGPAFYTIGEASFGFQAGGEASEVILLAMTDRGITALLGNSAKLGADVGIAVGPVGMGAAASTANLSADIVSFASSKGLFGGIALDGALVKVRNGLNKAYYLKNKLTPTDILIRRTVTNPQADSLTKAVAMAVEGK